The Delphinus delphis chromosome 2, mDelDel1.2, whole genome shotgun sequence genome contains a region encoding:
- the LOC132419500 gene encoding dynactin subunit 6-like — MSEKTQKSVKIAPGAVVCVEKSEIRGDVTIGPRTVIHPKAQIIAEAGPIVIGEGNVIEEQALIINAHSDAADSEPKPMIIGTNNVFEVGCYSQAMKIGDNNIIESIVYVGRNVILTSGCIIGACCNLNTFEVIPENTVIYGAGCLHRVQTERPQPQTLQLDFLLKILPNYYHLKKTMKGSSTPVKN; from the exons ATGTCGGAAAAGACTCAAAAAAGTGTGAAGATTGCACCTGGGGCAGTTGTGTGTGTAGAGA AGAGTGAAATCAGGGGTGATGTAACTATAGGACCCAGGACAGTGATCCACCCTAAAGCACAAATCATTGCGGAAGCCGGGCCCATAGTGATTGGCGAAGGTAACGTAATAGAAGAACAGGCGCTCATCATAAATGCTCACTCTGATGCAGCAGATTCAGAGCCCAAACCTATGATCATTGGCACAAATAATGTGTTTGAAGTTGGCTGTTATTCCCAAGCCATGAAAATAGGAGATAATAATATTATTGAATCAATTGTGTATGTAGGCAGAAACGTAATATTGACAAGTGGTTGCATCATTGGGGCCTGTTGCAACCTGAACACATTTGAAGTCATCCCTGAGAACACAGTGATTTATGGTGCAGGCTGTCTTCATCGGGTACAGACTGAGCGCCCACAGCCCCAGACACTACAACTGGATTTCCTGTTGAAAATCTTGCCAAACTACTATCACCTAAAGAAGACTATGAAAGGAAGCTCAACTCCAGTTAAGAACTAA